A window of Cryptococcus tetragattii IND107 chromosome 5, whole genome shotgun sequence genomic DNA:
TAAAAACGTACGCGTCATTGTTTAgtatcatcttccagcGTCACCGTATCCACTTTTCCTCCGTCGCTCTAAAAGATGCTCCGTTCGCACTTTGCTATTGCTggtctcttccccttgttTGATGTACATAAGGGTGTGAATGGGGAAGCaatgggagaggagggtcGATTACTCTCAGAAGTATACTGAATGAATGATTGCGCTATACATTTAcaacgaaaaaaaaacttcTATATTCTATCAATAAAcaagtcttcttttccctttttgccctcctttttctttttgagcttttcaaTGTCCATCCCTTGTTCTTGCAATAACTTCTCCAGGCGCTGCTCGGTATATGTCCCGACATCTTCTATGAAATCATCGTCGGTACCGACACCCATGTCTTTCATGGTCGAAGTAGGTGGTTTGACCTCTGGTTGGATTTTGGCATTGGGCGCCGGGTCGGCAGTGACGAATGTCACGGAGCCAATGGTAACaacgacgatgacgataaTTACAGCTACGCCATGATGTCAAAAAGATCAATAGAATATGAAAGTGAGTCACTGCTCACAGATGGCTCTACGGGTGGCGTCCCATTTTACGCTCTCAATTTCTGTCCGCAAATCACCTAATGAGATCGTGAATTTGTTGTTAATTTCCTTTTGAGCATAATTAGCTCTACCAACGACATGGCCATAGGTAAATCCCACCTCGATGTTGATATCAAAGCCCTTGATTTCTGTCCTCGTCTCAGCTTTACGATTATTCATGTCCATCTCAATACTGTCCCCGTCATATGAGCAAATGAAAGCCAAAGAAAATAGATGATGACATACTCGTGTTTGAGAGTCTGTATATCCTCCTGCATCTTTTGCTCCAACTGCTCTACTTCTCGTCTGATAGCCACGGCCATGGCCTTCAGGGCCAGACCGTCATTCCGTGTTTGGACGCTTAGTTCAGTTCGGAGCTCAGATAAAGCTGCGTTGAACAAATATGCAGCCTGGATAAGGATACTCCATAAGCCCACGGGTATCTCTATTATACTGGGAAAAATGCAATCACTCACattctccgcctcctcttTGCCTACCATGGTATCTCGTGTTCGTTTCCCCCTCTTTATAATCATGTCCTTGACGCTCTCCATCAATGCTCTTGAAGTTTCTCTGTCTAGACCATTTTTCTCTAGATAGCTCACAAAGGCATGGGTATCAAAAGGATGCTGCAAATAGCGAGGGGTAAAGTTGGGTCTTTCCGGTGGGGCAGGCAGAGAGGTGGCGGCGCTTAGATTTGAAGAGGTGGGATCACTATGAATGCCAGAACCGGAAGCTAATGGTGGCTGAGTTATTATCGGAGGCTCGCTTTCTGTATCGCGTCTGTCTGGATCGGATATTGGGCCTGGTGCTTGTATGCTGATCGGCCGTGATATGAAACGAGGGGGAAGGAGCGTTACCGGCGTGGTTCGTGGAAGAGAGCGATGGGAAGGACGGAGGCGGAGATGGGTGGCGGGGCGCGTGATGGAGAGAGGTATGGAGTGTATGCTTCTGGGGGGCATGGTGCGCGTGGATGGTGTATAGAGAGCAGAGTCGACTAGTACATCATGCATGAATGATCATCacgatcatcatcatcgtcgctCGCCGCATCAACAAGCgacggagaagaatgaCGTGTGATTCTGCACGTGGCTGCCGCTTCAGCCAAGTGTGTCAGtcgctgatgatgatggtgtgGCCGCTGCTTTCTACAAGACTGTCTCTCACTCGCTGCCTTGTCTCCCCATACCCTTTCCTTGAGCACCCTCCACCCGCTCAGCTTATCGGTACACCTACTGTAACGCATAATTCACCCTAGAACACTCCATACACCATGGTAAGCTTCCATGCGCCAACCGTGAACCTCGCTCACAGATATCAATCCATCACAGGCAGGCGCAATGGAACGCGCAAAGCGCGATCTCCCCAAGGTACGCCATGCCCCCCTTTCACCTTCCAGGCCCCGCCATGATCACTCCGCCTATCAGCCGGATCTTTATTACCATCCTCATTCACTTCTACTATACTGACTGACCCCTCTGTCTAGATCCGTGATGAGGAGCGCGAGACCATGTTCGGCACCGTCTTCTCGTACGTCCCGACTTTCACTCAATCACTATCATCTTCTGAGCTGACATGTAAAACAGGGTATCAGGTCCTGTCGTTATTGGTGAGAACATGCGAGGTTGCGCGATGTATGAATTAGTCCGAGTCGGTCACGACGAGCTTGTCGGAGGTGAGCGATGACTCTTTTTGCTGAGGCGTCCCAATGAACGTTTATTAAAGTCCAATTGTAGAGGTCATCCGAATTGAGGCCGATCGCGCGACCATTCAAGTATACGAGGAGACTTCTGGTGTGACTGTTGGTGATCCTGTGTTGAGGACGGGAAAGCCATTGTCTGTTGAACTTGGTCCCGGTCTCATGACCAATATCTACGAGTCAGTATCCTCTTTATAGTCTGCAGCTTTGCAATCAGCTGATAATCATACAGCGGTATCCAGCGACCTCTCAAGGCTATTCAGGAGAAATCTCAAAGTATCTATATCCCTCGTGAGTTTGATATTCCAATGATTTGGATGCCGTATTGACATCTGATACAGGTGGTATCAACACCGAATCCCTCAGCCGAGAGATCAAATGGGACTTTAACCCTGCTAACCTCAACGTCGGAGACCACATTGCTGGCGGTGATATCTTTGGTAGCGTCTACGAAAACTCTTTGGTGGATAACCACAGGATTATGTTACCGCCTAGGGCTATGGGTACTATCACTAGGATCGCTGAGAAGGGTAGCTACACTGTCGAGGTGTGTGTTTCTTTTGCATATTATCGTGACTCTGTGACTGAATGATCAATAGGACGTCGTGCTTGAAACCGAGTTCCAGGGCAAGACTACCCAACACACAATGATGCAGCTTTGGCCCGTGCGAGCCCCTCGACCAGTagctgaaaaggagagCGCTACCTACCCCCTGTTTACTGGTCAGCGAGTCTTAGATGCTCTTTTCCCCTGTGTTCAGGGTGGTACTACTGCTATTCCTGGTGCTTTCGGCTGGTATGTTTTGTTCAGTAACGGATGGGCAAAGTAACTGATACTGACGCTTTTTCAAGTGGTAAGACAGTTATTGTAAGTATATTGGGAAAGAGTCAATTCTAAAAGATCAAGGTTGCTCACATCTTTTTCAGAGTCAAGCGTTATCCAAGTTCTCCAACTctgatatcatcatctatgTCGGTTGCGGTGAACGCGGTAATGGTAAGCTTGAGAcgcttcctttttcacaGGCTCAAAACTAACGAGTATTTTAGAAATGGCCGAGGTCTTGGCTGATGTGAGCATCCAtgcctctttccctctcctgtGATTGTGCTAACCATACCTAGTTCCCTGAGCTTACTCTTGAGCGTAACGGTCGAGAAGAACCTATCATGAAGCGTACCGCACTTGTTGCCAACACCTCCAACATGCCTGTCGCTGCGCGAGAAGCCTCCATTTACACCGGTATCACCCTTTCTGAATACTTCCGTGACCAGGGCAACAATGTCGCCATGATGGCCGACTCCACTTCTCGATGGGCTGAAGCTCTTCGAGAAATCTCTGGTCGTCTTGCTGAAATGCCCGCCGACTCTGGTTACCCTGCGTATCTTGGTGCCAAACTCGCTGGTTTCTACGAGCGAGCGGGCAAGGTTTCTTGTTTGGGTAGCCCTTCCAGATACGGTACAGTCTCCATTGTCGGGGCTGTATCTCCCCCCGGTGGTGACTTCTCTGACCCCGTTACGAGTGCCACCCTCGGTATCGTGCAAGTGTTCTGGGGTCTTTCCAAGTCTCTTGCTCAAAGGAAGCATTTCCCATCCGTCGACTGGAACCTTTCCTACTCTAAATACCTCAAGATCCTCGATCCTCATTACGAGAAGAATAATCCTGGTTTCATCGATCTTAGGaccaaggccaaggaaatTTTACAAAAGGAGCAGGATTTGGCGGAGATTGTGCAGCTAGTCGGAAAGAGTGCTTTAGGAGAGAGCGATAAGATTACTCTAGAAGTGGCCAGAATGCTCAAGGTGAAATATTAAAGCAAAACGAAATGATTGCGAAAAACTGGCTGACATGAACGTAAAGGATGACTTCCTCCAGCAAAATGGTATCTCTGAATACGATCGATACTGTCCCTTCTACAAGACCTCTGGGATGCTCAAGAACTTTGTGGCCTTCTACGACGGATCTCAACGTGCTATCGAGACAAATGACATGACTTTTGCACAGGTGAGTAAAACGAGTAAAACCGATGACCTAACGAGAAGTTCACTAATCATCATTTGGGGCTATAGGTTCGCGACGCTACTTCTGACATTATGTTCAAACTCTCTCAAATGAAGTTTGAATCGCCCAACGTACAGAGCGAGGAGGAAATTCAGGCTAAATTCGACGCTTTGCACAATGAGATTGGTGAGACTTTCAGGAGATTGCAAGAGTAAAGAGGAACGGGATTGTAACTAGCCAACAAAAGTGTATGGATAACTTAGATTGATACTACCTACGCACACCATCACATTCACCTGAAAGAAATGACCTAAAACATTTTTACGCGCTTACAACATCACGCGTTAAAAGCGCGCGTTTTTCATGACTATCGGATAACGCCGAAACCGGATCATCGATGGGCATTGACCGGTCCCCGACGAGGCACGAAAGTCCGAGGGGGGATTGTCGCAGGCTGCAACTTTGGGAACCACATGGGCGATACCAGCGATAAAAATAAAACGTATTCTGTTTCGTTGTTCATCAAAACCCTTCATTTTCTTGCATTCTTGCCTAGGCTACATCATATACACCGATTATATTCTCCCTAGTGAAGCGTCATGGCACAAAAGTACCCCGCTAGGGCCCATGCTCTCAAGCTGATTCACGAGCTTGTCAAACTGATCCCCGACCACGAACGTGGCAAGGTTGGTTCCCCATTTTGTTTCGATAATCTCTGCTTGTCATTTCGACTTTTACATGGCTATTGGCTTACATTACGCATCCATAGCTACATGGGATCTTTTTGCAGGGATCTCCTACTCTCTTCAGAGACGATACCGACCATGAACATCCCTTTCGTAGGTGACTTCTTTTGCTCCTCCTGTCGCCATAGTACTCAACGCTTGCCCGGCAGACCAAGAAGCCAACTTCAACTATCTTTCTGGAATCATCCACCCCAAATGCTCTCTCGCTGtattcttctctctcccttccacgccttcttcgtcttcagtGATCGAGcaccatcttttcatcccgGCAGCTGACCCTGCCGAGACTATGTGGTCGGTCGCTCCCCCAACACTGGAAGTGGCCAAACAAGTGTACGACAGCGATAACATTACGTTTTCCGACAATATGCCCGGCGTACTAGTGTCCGCTGTTAAGAGTGGCAATGGCGAGGTGGTACTCCATGTGCTTCCTAGGACTATGGAGTACCCGGCTTTGCCGGAAGTTATCGACCAGATTCCGGGTCTTCGACTCGAATGGTCATATCTGTTTGAAGCCCTTCACATTGCTCGTCTCACAAAGGATGAATATGAAATTGATTTGATTCGCCAGGCCAATCGAATTTCCAGTG
This region includes:
- a CDS encoding V-type proton ATPase catalytic subunit A encodes the protein MERAKRDLPKIRDEERETMFGTVFSVSGPVVIGENMRGCAMYELVRVGHDELVGEVIRIEADRATIQVYEETSGVTVGDPVLRTGKPLSVELGPGLMTNIYDGIQRPLKAIQEKSQSIYIPRGINTESLSREIKWDFNPANLNVGDHIAGGDIFGSVYENSLVDNHRIMLPPRAMGTITRIAEKGSYTVEDVVLETEFQGKTTQHTMMQLWPVRAPRPVAEKESATYPLFTGQRVLDALFPCVQGGTTAIPGAFGCGKTVISQALSKFSNSDIIIYVGCGERGNEMAEVLADFPELTLERNGREEPIMKRTALVANTSNMPVAAREASIYTGITLSEYFRDQGNNVAMMADSTSRWAEALREISGRLAEMPADSGYPAYLGAKLAGFYERAGKVSCLGSPSRYGTVSIVGAVSPPGGDFSDPVTSATLGIVQVFWGLSKSLAQRKHFPSVDWNLSYSKYLKILDPHYEKNNPGFIDLRTKAKEILQKEQDLAEIVQLVGKSALGESDKITLEVARMLKDDFLQQNGISEYDRYCPFYKTSGMLKNFVAFYDGSQRAIETNDMTFAQVRDATSDIMFKLSQMKFESPNVQSEEEIQAKFDALHNEIGETFRRLQE